A single Carnobacterium alterfunditum DSM 5972 DNA region contains:
- a CDS encoding acryloyl-CoA reductase, whose translation MNNFKALWADVNEAGEVVTEVKVLSKNDLPPGEVLIKVHYSSVNYKDALAATNSKSGVIRSYPIVLGIDLSGEVVESTTEDHPIGESVIVTSYGLGINHFGGFSEYVRVPKEWVVKLPQGLSLKEAMIIGTAGFTAGQSVQALEKNGLETNMLPVLVRGATGGVGSMAIQMLSKLGYSVEAESRKKIAQQDYLIAIGANRVIHPDEAHLEKRKPLAKQRWQAVIDPVGGEYLSDYLAQLALNGAVALSGNAGGVKFESTVLPFILRGIGIYGINSVDFELTKRMALWDRLATDMKPEQLERMIDHQVTLEELPESFSKIIAGKMKGRILVKIIA comes from the coding sequence ATGAATAATTTTAAAGCATTATGGGCTGATGTAAATGAAGCAGGAGAAGTTGTAACAGAAGTAAAAGTGTTGTCAAAAAATGATTTGCCACCAGGAGAAGTACTTATCAAAGTGCATTATTCTAGTGTGAATTACAAAGATGCACTTGCAGCGACAAATAGTAAAAGCGGAGTTATCCGCTCTTATCCAATCGTTCTGGGAATTGATCTGAGTGGTGAGGTAGTAGAGTCTACAACAGAAGATCATCCAATCGGTGAGAGTGTCATTGTAACGAGTTACGGTTTAGGCATCAATCATTTTGGTGGATTTAGTGAATATGTTCGTGTTCCAAAAGAATGGGTAGTGAAGTTGCCGCAAGGTCTAAGCTTAAAAGAAGCAATGATCATCGGAACAGCTGGTTTTACAGCTGGACAATCTGTTCAGGCTTTAGAGAAAAATGGATTAGAAACAAACATGCTTCCCGTTCTTGTGCGAGGTGCTACTGGAGGAGTCGGCAGTATGGCTATTCAAATGCTTTCTAAATTGGGTTACTCTGTTGAAGCTGAATCGCGTAAAAAAATAGCACAACAGGATTATTTAATAGCTATTGGTGCGAACAGAGTAATCCACCCAGATGAGGCGCATTTAGAAAAACGCAAGCCATTAGCTAAGCAAAGATGGCAGGCAGTAATCGACCCTGTTGGAGGAGAGTACCTTTCCGATTACCTTGCGCAACTTGCCCTAAATGGTGCAGTTGCTTTAAGTGGAAATGCAGGAGGGGTAAAGTTTGAATCTACCGTATTGCCATTTATTTTACGAGGAATCGGTATCTATGGAATTAATTCAGTTGATTTTGAGTTGACCAAACGAATGGCATTGTGGGATCGTCTTGCAACGGATATGAAACCAGAACAACTGGAGCGTATGATCGATCATCAAGTCACACTCGAAGAATTGCCAGAATCTTTTTCTAAAATCATAGCAGGTAAAATGAAAGGAAGAATTTTAGTTAAAATAATAGCATAG
- a CDS encoding YkvA family protein, whose translation MKLKTKQAKTPMAQVKSLILSLFNTKTSGKKKLMVAGIILYIISPIDFVPDFIPIVGYADDVILPILFLVANKLLSDDTQMNSTQVRKEAEKV comes from the coding sequence ATGAAGTTGAAAACAAAACAAGCCAAGACCCCAATGGCACAAGTGAAATCGCTGATCCTTTCTCTATTTAATACAAAAACAAGTGGGAAAAAGAAACTAATGGTAGCGGGAATCATTCTATATATTATTAGTCCCATCGATTTTGTCCCTGACTTCATCCCTATAGTTGGATATGCAGATGACGTTATCTTACCGATTCTTTTCCTAGTTGCTAATAAGCTGCTTTCAGATGATACACAAATGAATTCTACTCAAGTAAGAAAAGAAGCTGAAAAAGTGTAA
- a CDS encoding amidohydrolase, whose amino-acid sequence MKTLIKNSHILTMDEKRTEYSEGYLIIEDRIILEIGSYDQLIQKEIDFDEVIDGHHTITIPGMINTHTHIGMIPFRSLGDDCPDRLHRVLFPLEIACMTKELAYHSGKYAIAEMQLAGITTFTDMYYFEDALAQATDEMKSRAILGETVVDFPTCDTPIAHGGIDYAKKFIPKWLNHELITPAIAPHAPNTNDPESLKAAAALAEEYGVPMTMHIAEMDYEMNHFSEKYNATPIAFLQSIGVLSPRLIAAHCIHLSDQDLQILKKEGVGVAHCIGANTKSAKGIARIKDMLELSIPVGLGTDGPSSGNTLDLFTQMKLVANFHKTNLHDRSIFPAKEIVAMATIEGAKVLNMANQIGSLEVGKRADIVLVETTSVNMFPIFDAYAALVYSANASNVQDAFINGTSVVRNKKLVNNDLSALRSNLAAEMTFFSKKAKELT is encoded by the coding sequence ATGAAGACTCTAATAAAAAATAGCCATATTTTAACGATGGATGAAAAACGAACAGAATATTCTGAAGGTTATCTAATAATAGAAGATCGTATAATTTTAGAAATTGGGTCCTATGATCAATTAATACAAAAAGAAATCGATTTTGATGAAGTGATTGATGGTCATCATACTATTACGATTCCTGGAATGATAAATACGCATACTCATATTGGAATGATTCCCTTTCGCTCATTAGGAGATGACTGCCCTGATCGATTGCATCGTGTGCTATTTCCATTAGAAATAGCTTGCATGACAAAAGAGTTAGCATATCATAGTGGCAAATACGCAATTGCAGAAATGCAATTGGCTGGTATTACTACGTTTACCGATATGTATTATTTTGAAGATGCTCTGGCACAAGCTACTGATGAGATGAAGTCGCGAGCTATTTTAGGTGAAACAGTTGTTGATTTCCCAACTTGTGATACCCCAATAGCCCATGGCGGAATTGACTATGCAAAAAAATTCATTCCAAAATGGCTCAATCATGAGTTGATCACACCAGCTATTGCACCTCATGCCCCAAATACCAATGATCCAGAATCATTGAAAGCAGCTGCTGCGCTAGCAGAAGAATACGGGGTTCCAATGACCATGCATATAGCAGAAATGGATTATGAAATGAACCATTTTAGCGAAAAGTATAACGCTACACCTATAGCATTTTTACAATCAATCGGCGTTCTTAGTCCTCGTCTTATCGCGGCTCATTGTATCCATTTATCAGACCAAGATCTACAGATTTTAAAAAAGGAAGGTGTAGGTGTGGCTCATTGTATTGGAGCCAATACCAAGTCGGCTAAAGGGATTGCTCGCATAAAAGATATGCTTGAATTATCAATTCCAGTAGGTTTAGGAACAGATGGACCTAGCAGCGGCAATACACTTGATTTATTTACACAAATGAAATTAGTTGCTAATTTTCATAAAACAAATTTACACGATAGAAGTATTTTTCCTGCCAAAGAGATTGTTGCAATGGCGACTATTGAAGGCGCAAAAGTATTAAATATGGCAAATCAAATCGGCTCTTTGGAAGTAGGAAAAAGAGCTGATATAGTATTAGTTGAAACAACTTCTGTAAATATGTTTCCTATTTTTGATGCTTATGCAGCACTAGTTTATTCTGCAAATGCGTCAAATGTGCAAGATGCCTTTATTAATGGAACGTCAGTAGTTCGAAACAAAAAACTGGTGAATAATGATTTATCTGCTTTACGTTCTAATCTAGCAGCTGAAATGACGTTTTTTTCAAAAAAAGCTAAAGAGCTAACTTAA
- a CDS encoding adenine deaminase C-terminal domain-containing protein, giving the protein MKVDTLITNAQVFNSFLKVFELKNVAILNGKFFSMGIDILTDLKPTHVIDAKGSYMIPGLIDIHMHIESSMVPPAIFSKAGLSHGVTTVVADAHEIVNVFGVEGMNAFMDQETEMDIFYAIPSSVPSTTPELETTGGFMGVEEVQQLLNHPKVIALGEAMNFDGIVNDPDSLIRQILHTVQKKKPFMPIEGHVPLVSGSELAKFMYQGITADHTQQSPESIYEKISSGMFIELQHKSITKENMAAIVQNHFYEYCAIVTDDIMADELLNGHLNKNVQLAIEAGLPIEQAIYMATYTPARRMGFQDRGAIVSGFKADFILVEALEKMEASAVYKAGKLVHEKGSEIGYPEKKPYFPDSFYSSVQCEKTGRSDFQIRAEGSSAVCNVIRIAEVGTFTECIQMELPIKKGYLDWESSGLALIVVMERYGKNGNRAYGLVENALTEKGAIGTTWAHDHHNLMVMGTSIADLIVAQNKLVAIQGGYLTVQNEQVVSCCPLLIGGIISDAPVQVIGQQLNEVRQSMVALGYCNSNVIMSFSTLSLPVSPAIKITDKGMFDVRSHCPIPLLEEIR; this is encoded by the coding sequence ATGAAAGTAGATACACTTATTACAAACGCTCAAGTATTTAATAGTTTTTTAAAAGTATTTGAATTGAAAAATGTTGCCATTCTTAATGGTAAATTTTTTTCAATGGGAATAGACATTCTAACAGATCTGAAACCAACTCATGTAATTGATGCAAAAGGAAGCTACATGATCCCAGGATTGATTGATATCCATATGCATATCGAAAGTTCCATGGTACCTCCTGCTATTTTCTCTAAAGCAGGTTTGTCTCATGGCGTAACAACGGTTGTTGCAGATGCTCATGAAATAGTGAATGTGTTTGGAGTTGAAGGTATGAATGCATTTATGGATCAAGAAACGGAAATGGATATCTTTTATGCGATCCCTTCTTCGGTCCCTTCAACTACTCCAGAATTAGAAACCACTGGTGGTTTTATGGGAGTAGAAGAAGTTCAACAACTATTGAACCACCCTAAAGTGATTGCTCTTGGAGAAGCCATGAATTTTGACGGTATCGTAAATGATCCAGATTCTTTGATTCGTCAAATTTTGCATACCGTCCAAAAAAAGAAACCCTTTATGCCGATTGAAGGACATGTACCTTTAGTATCAGGATCAGAGTTAGCGAAATTTATGTATCAAGGTATAACGGCTGATCATACACAACAGAGTCCAGAGTCCATTTATGAGAAAATTAGTAGTGGCATGTTTATTGAACTGCAGCACAAATCGATAACTAAAGAAAATATGGCAGCCATCGTTCAAAATCATTTTTATGAATATTGTGCTATTGTGACGGATGATATTATGGCAGACGAGCTGCTGAATGGTCATTTGAATAAGAACGTTCAATTGGCTATTGAAGCAGGTCTGCCTATTGAACAAGCAATATATATGGCTACGTATACTCCTGCAAGACGGATGGGTTTCCAAGACCGCGGGGCAATTGTTTCTGGTTTTAAAGCTGATTTTATTCTGGTGGAAGCCTTAGAAAAAATGGAAGCTTCAGCTGTTTATAAAGCTGGAAAATTAGTGCATGAAAAGGGAAGTGAGATAGGCTACCCTGAAAAGAAACCTTATTTCCCTGATTCTTTTTATTCTTCCGTACAGTGTGAAAAAACTGGACGAAGTGATTTTCAGATACGAGCTGAAGGAAGTTCAGCAGTTTGTAATGTGATTCGTATAGCCGAAGTAGGAACATTTACGGAATGTATCCAAATGGAACTGCCAATAAAAAAAGGTTATTTAGACTGGGAGTCAAGTGGTTTAGCGTTAATAGTAGTAATGGAACGCTATGGAAAAAACGGGAATAGAGCATATGGCTTAGTTGAGAATGCACTGACAGAAAAAGGAGCAATAGGAACAACATGGGCACATGATCACCATAATTTAATGGTTATGGGAACGTCAATTGCAGATTTAATAGTAGCACAAAATAAGTTGGTTGCTATACAAGGAGGCTATCTGACGGTTCAAAATGAGCAAGTGGTCAGCTGTTGTCCTCTTTTGATCGGAGGAATTATCAGTGATGCACCTGTTCAAGTTATTGGACAACAATTAAACGAGGTAAGACAAAGCATGGTTGCTTTAGGCTACTGCAACTCTAACGTGATCATGTCATTTTCAACGTTGTCTTTACCGGTTTCTCCGGCTATTAAAATTACGGATAAAGGAATGTTTGATGTACGCAGTCACTGTCCAATTCCATTACTGGAGGAAATTAGATGA
- a CDS encoding ABC transporter substrate-binding protein, producing the protein MKKKMVLASLTAMSALMLGACGQEANGENKENKELVISTFGLSEDVMQEDVFVPFEEEYGVDIVVETGTSSERYTKFESNPNSTIDIIDLPQSNASQGAAEGLFEEIDTEKIPNLADLIDSAKVLSENGSGAAYTVNSIGIIYDEEAAGMKIDEFSDLWDPSLEGKISIPDIATTFGPSMMYVASEYKGVDITTDNGAAAFEGLEELAPNVVKTYSKSSDLANMFQSGEIVAAVVGDFAIPMISEAQPSVQYVVPLSGTYANFNTVNINTNSENKEMAYNFVNWRLSEELQMITAASLNEAPTNENVELSGEIAENKTYGEIAELTKLVDFDFVNTQMDDWIDMWNRTMNQ; encoded by the coding sequence ATGAAAAAGAAAATGGTATTGGCAAGTTTAACCGCAATGAGTGCACTAATGTTGGGGGCATGTGGGCAAGAAGCAAATGGAGAGAATAAAGAGAATAAAGAACTAGTGATCTCGACATTTGGATTAAGTGAAGACGTTATGCAAGAAGATGTATTTGTACCGTTTGAAGAAGAATATGGAGTGGATATTGTGGTGGAAACAGGTACGAGTTCTGAGCGATACACTAAATTTGAAAGCAATCCTAACTCTACTATTGATATTATTGATTTACCTCAATCCAATGCTTCTCAAGGAGCAGCTGAAGGATTATTTGAAGAAATCGATACAGAAAAGATCCCAAATTTAGCTGATTTGATCGATAGTGCAAAAGTTTTAAGTGAAAACGGTTCTGGAGCAGCGTATACCGTAAATAGTATTGGAATCATTTATGATGAAGAAGCTGCGGGTATGAAAATCGACGAATTTTCTGATTTATGGGATCCTTCACTTGAAGGGAAGATATCGATTCCAGATATTGCCACAACTTTTGGACCTTCTATGATGTACGTAGCTAGTGAATATAAAGGTGTAGACATTACAACCGATAATGGAGCAGCCGCTTTTGAAGGGTTGGAAGAACTCGCTCCGAATGTTGTTAAAACGTATTCTAAATCGTCTGACTTAGCCAATATGTTTCAGTCAGGTGAAATCGTTGCAGCGGTGGTAGGTGATTTTGCAATTCCAATGATCTCTGAAGCTCAGCCATCTGTTCAATATGTTGTTCCTCTTTCTGGAACGTATGCAAATTTTAATACTGTAAATATTAATACTAATTCTGAAAACAAAGAAATGGCTTATAACTTTGTAAACTGGAGATTAAGTGAAGAATTACAAATGATCACTGCAGCTTCTTTAAATGAGGCTCCTACGAATGAAAATGTTGAATTAAGTGGAGAAATTGCTGAAAATAAGACATATGGTGAGATTGCTGAATTAACAAAATTGGTTGATTTTGACTTTGTAAATACGCAAATGGACGATTGGATCGATATGTGGAACAGAACGATGAATCAATAG
- a CDS encoding ABC transporter ATP-binding protein: MSFVDLENIRVSYDGKNNILKELNLSMEKGELVSLLGPSGCGKTTTLRVIAGLIEPNDGTFTVGDTNLTKIPVHKRNFGMVFQSYALFPHLTVKENVGFGLKMRKEKKDDIEKKVQAILAATDLSDYAERYPKQLSGGQRQRVALARALVIEPQLLLLDEPLSNLDAKLRINMRIEIKRIQRKLGITTVFVTHDQEECFSISDKVAVMNNGVIEQYDSPEEIYKNPKTEFVARFIGFENFFALTKKGSYSYTTVDGTQIETVHTADKKQVTGTIRPDDIEVLAYAPEAPANSLSGTIQMRTFLGNSYQYEIETTIGKLLVNDAQIQAYQVGDKVRLVIPKEKLVLV, encoded by the coding sequence ATGTCATTTGTTGACTTAGAAAATATCCGTGTTAGTTACGATGGGAAAAATAATATATTGAAAGAACTGAATCTTTCCATGGAAAAAGGGGAGTTGGTCTCTTTACTAGGGCCATCAGGTTGTGGAAAAACTACTACTTTACGGGTTATTGCAGGTCTGATTGAACCTAATGACGGAACCTTTACTGTAGGTGATACTAATTTGACAAAGATCCCGGTTCATAAACGCAACTTCGGTATGGTCTTTCAAAGTTACGCTTTGTTTCCACATTTAACCGTGAAAGAAAATGTTGGTTTTGGGTTGAAGATGAGAAAAGAAAAAAAAGACGATATTGAAAAAAAGGTACAAGCCATTTTAGCGGCTACGGATCTATCTGATTACGCTGAGCGTTATCCAAAACAACTTTCGGGGGGACAGCGTCAACGTGTAGCTCTTGCTCGAGCCTTAGTGATTGAACCTCAATTATTATTGCTAGATGAACCCTTAAGTAATTTGGACGCTAAATTGCGTATCAATATGCGCATCGAAATCAAACGAATTCAACGCAAATTAGGTATCACAACAGTTTTTGTTACACATGATCAAGAAGAATGTTTCTCTATTTCAGATAAAGTAGCGGTCATGAACAACGGAGTCATTGAGCAATACGATTCTCCTGAAGAAATCTATAAAAACCCAAAAACAGAATTTGTAGCTCGCTTTATTGGATTTGAAAATTTTTTTGCTTTAACAAAAAAGGGTTCGTATTCGTATACAACAGTCGATGGAACACAGATTGAGACAGTTCATACAGCAGATAAGAAACAAGTAACCGGAACGATTCGTCCAGATGATATTGAAGTTCTTGCTTACGCTCCAGAAGCACCGGCTAATAGTTTGTCAGGAACTATCCAAATGCGTACTTTTTTAGGAAACAGTTACCAGTATGAGATAGAAACAACTATTGGAAAGCTCTTAGTCAATGATGCTCAGATACAAGCCTACCAAGTTGGAGATAAAGTTCGTTTAGTTATCCCAAAGGAAAAGTTAGTTTTAGTGTAA